The following proteins are co-located in the Roseovarius arcticus genome:
- a CDS encoding M81 family metallopeptidase, whose amino-acid sequence MRIVAARFNHETNTFSPVPTLLEDFDPLHGADALALGTGSATALGAFIAYAQSIGADLVTPLSATANPSGPAERDVFEALTAPILEAVRGGCDAILLDLHGAMVAGGVDDCEGELLARVRAAAPGVPIGVALDLHGNVTARMVDNCDCIAGFKTYPHIDMFETGQHVTRMMDAILKGDARPVMALTHPPILAQTLKMNTEVPGIMIDLVNAARAAEERDGVHAVSIFGGFPLSDIADAGVSVVAVADNAILAREVARNLARAAWDGREGFVYDEVPLAQSLAQAVRAAGGPGEGPVLLLDHGDNCMSGGTCDTVDLLQAALEAGMAGIIAGPICDPEVVDQMSTAGTGAAITVALGAKVSLDGFPPRAPLTLTGIVGSVGQGRYIVSGPIYTGQTCDMGRAVVLEVDGATILITEKPHEPWDLGVFACAGIDPIEAKYLILKSRMYCRPVFAPLSRAIVECASAGITSSNLDLFRFEKLKRPIFPIERDTNWAPDDHANTHDQTAL is encoded by the coding sequence ATGCGTATCGTCGCCGCCCGTTTCAATCATGAGACGAATACTTTTTCGCCCGTGCCGACACTGCTGGAGGATTTCGACCCGCTGCATGGTGCGGATGCGCTGGCGTTGGGGACAGGTTCAGCCACTGCATTGGGGGCGTTCATTGCATATGCCCAATCGATCGGCGCGGATCTGGTGACGCCGCTATCTGCGACCGCCAATCCAAGCGGCCCGGCCGAGCGTGATGTCTTTGAGGCGCTAACCGCGCCGATATTGGAGGCGGTGCGCGGTGGATGTGACGCGATTTTGCTGGACCTGCACGGAGCCATGGTGGCAGGCGGCGTTGACGACTGCGAAGGCGAGTTGTTGGCGCGGGTGCGCGCCGCTGCACCCGGCGTGCCGATCGGCGTTGCGCTGGATCTGCACGGCAACGTCACGGCGCGGATGGTCGATAACTGCGACTGCATCGCCGGATTCAAAACATACCCGCATATCGACATGTTCGAGACCGGCCAGCACGTGACGCGGATGATGGATGCTATCCTAAAGGGCGACGCACGGCCTGTAATGGCGCTAACTCACCCCCCGATTTTGGCGCAAACGTTGAAGATGAACACAGAGGTGCCGGGGATCATGATCGACCTGGTCAATGCTGCCCGCGCGGCTGAGGAACGGGACGGCGTCCACGCAGTATCGATCTTTGGCGGGTTTCCGTTATCCGACATCGCAGATGCGGGTGTGTCAGTCGTGGCAGTGGCGGACAATGCGATCTTGGCACGCGAAGTGGCGCGGAATCTGGCCCGTGCAGCATGGGACGGGCGCGAGGGGTTCGTCTACGACGAGGTGCCGCTTGCGCAATCTTTGGCCCAGGCGGTGCGGGCGGCGGGCGGACCGGGCGAAGGACCTGTTCTGCTGCTGGATCATGGCGACAACTGCATGTCAGGCGGCACGTGTGACACCGTGGATTTATTGCAGGCTGCGTTGGAGGCAGGAATGGCTGGCATTATCGCTGGGCCAATTTGCGATCCCGAGGTCGTCGATCAGATGTCCACTGCCGGGACCGGTGCGGCGATCACTGTCGCGCTTGGCGCAAAAGTATCGCTGGATGGGTTTCCCCCGCGCGCGCCATTGACCTTAACCGGCATTGTAGGCTCGGTTGGCCAAGGGCGGTATATCGTCAGCGGGCCAATTTATACCGGGCAGACCTGCGATATGGGCCGCGCCGTGGTGCTGGAGGTAGATGGCGCGACGATCCTGATCACCGAAAAGCCACATGAGCCATGGGATTTGGGAGTGTTTGCTTGCGCTGGGATTGATCCCATTGAGGCAAAATATTTGATCCTAAAGTCGCGGATGTATTGTCGCCCAGTTTTTGCCCCCTTGTCGCGGGCCATAGTGGAATGTGCGAGTGCGGGGATAACGAGCTCGAATTTGGATTTGTTCCGTTTCGAGAAACTGAAACGGCCTATTTTCCCCATCGAGCGAGATACAAACTGGGCGCCAGATGATCACGCAAACACGCATGATCAGACAGCGCTCTGA
- a CDS encoding MDR family oxidoreductase, with product MSFNALIVTKDEGSGKTSAAVTQISESDLPNGDVTVAVEYSGLNYKDGLCIGPGAGLVRKYPHVPGIDFAGTVEASDDARYKPGDKVVLTGWRVGEAHWGGYAQKARVKADWLVPLPDGLDTRQAMAVGTAGITAMLAIMALEDAGLKPGADPVLVTGAAGGVGSVAVAILAQLGYKVAAVTGRPETSDYLMGLGATQIVPREDLSEVTKKPLEAEQWSGCIDAVAGAMLGRVLKQMKYGASVAAIGLAGGAPIEGALITPFILRGVNLLGIDSVMQPYARRVEAWKRIASDLPMEKLEAMVQSATLSDLPALGRDILKGQVKGRVVVDVNG from the coding sequence ATGTCATTCAACGCACTGATCGTGACCAAAGACGAGGGCAGCGGCAAGACAAGCGCCGCAGTCACCCAGATTTCCGAGAGCGATCTGCCGAATGGCGACGTGACGGTCGCGGTCGAATATTCCGGCCTGAACTACAAGGACGGCCTCTGCATTGGGCCGGGCGCGGGGTTGGTGCGTAAGTATCCGCATGTTCCGGGCATCGACTTTGCCGGGACGGTCGAGGCATCGGATGACGCGCGCTACAAGCCGGGCGACAAGGTGGTTCTGACCGGATGGCGCGTGGGCGAGGCGCATTGGGGTGGCTATGCGCAAAAGGCGCGGGTCAAGGCGGACTGGCTGGTGCCACTGCCGGACGGTCTGGATACGCGGCAGGCGATGGCGGTGGGCACGGCCGGAATTACCGCGATGCTGGCGATCATGGCGCTGGAGGATGCAGGGCTAAAGCCGGGCGCGGACCCTGTTCTGGTCACGGGCGCGGCGGGCGGTGTGGGCAGCGTGGCGGTCGCGATCCTCGCGCAGCTGGGCTACAAGGTGGCCGCTGTCACAGGGCGGCCTGAAACCAGCGACTATCTGATGGGTCTGGGTGCGACCCAGATCGTGCCGCGCGAGGATTTGAGCGAGGTGACCAAGAAGCCGCTGGAGGCAGAGCAGTGGTCTGGCTGCATCGACGCGGTGGCCGGGGCGATGCTGGGCCGCGTGCTGAAGCAGATGAAATATGGCGCGTCTGTTGCGGCCATCGGTCTGGCCGGCGGCGCGCCGATCGAGGGGGCGCTGATCACACCGTTTATCCTGCGGGGCGTGAACCTTTTGGGCATCGATTCCGTCATGCAACCCTATGCACGGCGCGTCGAGGCGTGGAAGCGGATCGCCAGCGATCTGCCGATGGAGAAGCTGGAGGCGATGGTGCAATCCGCCACGTTGAGCGATCTGCCAGCGCTGGGCCGCGACATCCTAAAAGGCCAGGTAAAAGGCAGGGTTGTGGTGGATGTGAACGGCTGA
- a CDS encoding DNA-packaging protein, producing the protein MDTPSTWTQHGIRSGAVWIASEEQAVRDAFLDSLDEGELLALPYLFDFWAMEHQLPPEGDWRSWVIMGGRGAGKTRAGAEWVRSCVEGSTPLDHGECRRLALIGETVAQVRDVMVFGESGILACSPPDRRPEWQASKARLVWPNGAVAQVFSAHEPEGLRGPQFDGAWVDEMAKWKKARETWDMLQFALRLGEQPRVCVTTTPRNVGVLKELLKSPSTVMTSAPTEANKAFLAESFLEEVRTRYAGTRLGRQELDGILMEDAEGALWTTAGLEEIRVELAPEMDRIVVAVDPPVTGGAKSDECGIVVVGAITRGPVQDWRAYVLADESIGAASPAKWAAAAVRAMQSWGAERLIAEVNQGGEMVSEVIRQIDPMVPIRTVHASRGKVARAEPVAALYEQGRVHHLRGLGELEDQMCAMTVQGYEGKGSPDRVDALVWALHELMIEPAAKWRHPRVRAV; encoded by the coding sequence ATGGATACGCCCTCGACATGGACGCAGCACGGGATTCGATCGGGTGCCGTCTGGATCGCCTCAGAAGAGCAGGCTGTCCGGGACGCTTTCCTAGATAGTCTGGACGAGGGCGAACTGTTGGCTCTGCCGTATCTCTTCGATTTCTGGGCGATGGAGCATCAGCTGCCCCCGGAAGGAGATTGGCGTTCATGGGTCATCATGGGCGGCCGCGGCGCCGGAAAGACCCGCGCTGGTGCCGAGTGGGTGCGGTCATGCGTCGAAGGATCGACACCTTTGGATCATGGTGAGTGTCGGCGGTTGGCGCTAATTGGCGAGACTGTTGCGCAGGTTAGAGACGTTATGGTGTTTGGCGAAAGCGGCATTTTGGCGTGCTCGCCGCCAGATCGGCGGCCCGAATGGCAAGCGTCGAAGGCGCGACTAGTCTGGCCGAATGGGGCCGTGGCGCAGGTGTTTTCGGCGCATGAGCCAGAGGGACTGCGCGGACCGCAATTCGACGGCGCTTGGGTCGATGAGATGGCAAAGTGGAAGAAGGCGCGCGAGACGTGGGATATGCTGCAATTTGCACTGCGCCTGGGCGAACAACCGCGGGTCTGCGTTACCACGACGCCGCGAAATGTAGGGGTGCTGAAAGAGTTGCTGAAATCGCCCTCGACGGTGATGACCAGCGCGCCGACGGAAGCGAACAAGGCGTTTCTAGCCGAAAGCTTCCTTGAGGAAGTGCGTACGCGCTATGCCGGGACCCGTCTAGGTCGGCAGGAACTGGACGGCATCTTGATGGAGGACGCGGAAGGCGCGCTGTGGACCACGGCTGGGTTGGAAGAGATCCGCGTTGAGTTGGCACCAGAGATGGACCGGATTGTTGTGGCGGTTGATCCACCTGTCACGGGCGGGGCGAAGTCAGATGAGTGCGGTATTGTCGTTGTCGGTGCAATCACGCGAGGGCCGGTGCAGGATTGGAGGGCTTATGTCCTTGCGGACGAGTCTATCGGAGCGGCCAGCCCAGCCAAATGGGCCGCAGCCGCCGTGCGCGCGATGCAGTCCTGGGGGGCCGAGAGGCTGATTGCCGAGGTCAATCAGGGGGGCGAAATGGTATCGGAGGTCATCCGGCAAATCGACCCTATGGTGCCAATCAGAACGGTCCACGCGTCGCGCGGCAAAGTGGCGCGGGCTGAGCCTGTGGCAGCATTGTACGAGCAGGGGCGCGTGCATCATCTGCGCGGTTTGGGCGAGCTGGAGGACCAAATGTGCGCCATGACCGTTCAAGGTTATGAGGGTAAAGGCAGCCCCGACCGCGTTGATGCGCTGGTCTGGGCGCTACACGAATTGATGATCGAGCCGGCTGCGAAATGGCGCCATCCGAGGGTGCGCGCCGTTTAA
- a CDS encoding dimethylsulfonioproprionate lyase family protein: protein MRSQTLTDFLAAARAAFMSKVVAPEAKVSLSHIFTALESPGIMSGATGARLPTCAHLAEATDIKNLQDVSLRRLIETFLALEPDLQWGLRKGDWTNAGPGFAESHANAMIVGPGGAERRSDVWIGVSLVAPNIRYPDHTHPPEETYLVLSPGQFMQGADNWVEPGVGGTLYNPPGILHAMLSGDAPLLAFWALWAEPYKA, encoded by the coding sequence ATGCGATCCCAAACCCTAACGGATTTCCTCGCCGCCGCGCGTGCGGCCTTCATGTCCAAGGTCGTAGCGCCGGAAGCCAAAGTCTCGCTGTCCCATATATTTACGGCCCTCGAATCGCCCGGCATCATGTCCGGCGCAACGGGCGCGCGGCTGCCCACCTGCGCCCACTTGGCCGAGGCCACCGATATAAAAAATCTCCAAGATGTGTCCCTACGTCGCCTGATTGAGACGTTTCTAGCGCTCGAACCAGACCTGCAATGGGGCCTTCGCAAGGGCGATTGGACAAATGCAGGTCCGGGATTTGCTGAAAGCCACGCCAATGCGATGATCGTCGGCCCCGGTGGGGCCGAACGCCGCAGCGACGTTTGGATCGGGGTATCACTGGTAGCGCCGAATATCCGCTATCCCGACCATACCCACCCACCCGAGGAGACGTATCTGGTCCTCAGTCCCGGCCAGTTCATGCAAGGTGCAGACAACTGGGTTGAGCCGGGTGTTGGCGGCACGCTCTATAATCCACCCGGTATCCTACATGCAATGCTGTCAGGTGACGCACCGCTGTTAGCCTTCTGGGCACTCTGGGCCGAGCCGTATAAGGCGTAG
- a CDS encoding phage portal protein: protein MIMDFFRQGAAQASVADTGAPEAKASAAGRVMAWHGANRVAWSARDTGTLTRQGFAANPVGFRCVKMIAEAAAALPLVLQDAEQRFAEHPMLSLIRSPNPAQGRAELLEALFGQLLLTGNAYVEAVGGPDGAPVELHVLRSDRMSVVPGTDGWPVAYEYAVSGRKHRFDVSGGHPAVCHIKSFHPQDDHYGLSPMQAAAQAVDVHNSASRWSKALLDNAARPSGAIIYRGAEGQGTLSTDQYQRLVDEMESHHQGARNAGRPMLLEGGLDWKPMGFSPSDMEFQKTKESAAREIALAFGVPPMLLGVPGDAAYANYQEANRAFFRLTVLPLASRVAASLSDWLSGFDGAKLELKPDLDQVPALAAERDAQWARVAGADFLTTGEKRGLLGLPTLPEPGGADE, encoded by the coding sequence ATGATCATGGACTTCTTTCGGCAAGGCGCGGCGCAGGCCAGTGTGGCAGACACAGGTGCGCCTGAGGCCAAGGCGAGCGCGGCAGGACGAGTGATGGCGTGGCACGGCGCAAACCGGGTGGCGTGGAGTGCACGGGATACCGGCACGCTGACGCGTCAGGGCTTTGCCGCTAATCCTGTAGGATTTCGCTGCGTCAAGATGATTGCAGAGGCGGCGGCCGCGCTGCCACTTGTCCTACAAGATGCGGAGCAGCGTTTTGCCGAGCATCCCATGCTGTCGCTGATCCGCAGCCCGAACCCGGCGCAGGGCCGTGCCGAGCTGCTGGAGGCGCTCTTTGGCCAGCTACTGCTGACTGGCAACGCTTATGTCGAGGCCGTAGGCGGCCCCGACGGCGCGCCGGTGGAGTTGCATGTGCTGCGCTCGGATCGGATGAGTGTGGTGCCTGGCACGGATGGCTGGCCGGTGGCGTATGAGTACGCTGTAAGCGGACGAAAGCATCGGTTTGATGTGAGCGGCGGCCACCCGGCGGTTTGCCATATCAAGAGTTTTCATCCGCAGGACGACCATTATGGTCTGTCGCCGATGCAGGCGGCAGCGCAGGCGGTAGATGTTCATAACAGCGCGTCTCGCTGGTCCAAGGCGCTGCTGGATAACGCGGCACGTCCCTCTGGGGCGATCATCTATCGCGGGGCCGAGGGCCAAGGGACATTGAGTACGGATCAGTACCAGCGCCTAGTCGACGAGATGGAGAGCCATCATCAGGGTGCGCGCAATGCGGGCCGGCCGATGCTGCTGGAGGGTGGACTGGATTGGAAGCCGATGGGATTTTCGCCCTCGGACATGGAGTTTCAGAAGACCAAGGAGAGTGCCGCGCGAGAAATTGCGCTGGCGTTCGGTGTGCCGCCCATGCTGCTGGGTGTGCCCGGAGACGCCGCCTATGCGAACTATCAAGAGGCGAACAGGGCGTTTTTCAGGCTGACGGTTCTCCCGTTGGCAAGCCGCGTGGCAGCAAGCCTGTCGGACTGGCTAAGCGGGTTCGACGGCGCAAAGCTAGAGCTGAAGCCAGACCTTGATCAGGTGCCGGCGCTTGCAGCTGAACGTGATGCGCAATGGGCGCGGGTGGCTGGTGCAGACTTTCTGACCACAGGCGAGAAGCGCGGCCTACTGGGGCTGCCGACTTTGCCCGAGCCGGGAGGGGCGGATGAGTGA
- a CDS encoding GTA head formation protein, RCAP_rcc01685 family has translation MSEGRGTERYGFEAFDCAPALRLEANERVAVLKFQAIAEQQKKLEEAMERLERRLWLAVYGMAAAIMAQAFQPLIAALP, from the coding sequence ATGAGTGAGGGGCGCGGAACGGAACGCTATGGGTTCGAGGCGTTCGACTGTGCGCCTGCGCTGCGGCTAGAGGCGAATGAGCGGGTCGCGGTGCTAAAATTCCAAGCAATCGCCGAGCAACAGAAGAAGCTGGAAGAGGCGATGGAACGGCTGGAGCGGCGACTGTGGCTGGCGGTGTACGGCATGGCCGCGGCGATTATGGCGCAAGCATTTCAACCGCTGATCGCGGCATTGCCCTGA
- a CDS encoding HK97 family phage prohead protease has product MDMDNGLERKFARFDADLTVKDGVELEGYASYFGDADQGGDVVVAGAYTKSLARLCADNRQVKMLWQHDPAQPIGIWDEVREDKRGLYVKGRLLEAVGRGREAAALINAGAIDGLSIGYRTVRASKNDKGQRLLQELELWEVSLVTFPMLPSARVAAKGDALGGSDLRELAATFEDARRELARK; this is encoded by the coding sequence ATGGATATGGATAATGGGCTGGAGCGCAAGTTTGCACGGTTCGATGCAGACCTGACCGTTAAGGATGGTGTCGAGCTTGAGGGATATGCCAGCTATTTTGGCGACGCCGATCAGGGCGGCGATGTGGTGGTTGCGGGTGCCTACACCAAGTCACTGGCACGGCTATGCGCTGACAACCGTCAGGTCAAAATGCTTTGGCAGCACGACCCGGCGCAACCAATTGGCATCTGGGACGAGGTTCGCGAGGACAAGCGCGGTCTCTATGTTAAGGGCCGTCTGCTGGAGGCCGTCGGGCGCGGGCGCGAGGCCGCTGCACTGATCAACGCTGGCGCGATTGACGGGCTGAGCATCGGCTATCGCACCGTGCGGGCGAGCAAGAATGACAAAGGCCAGCGGCTTTTGCAGGAACTGGAGCTATGGGAGGTGTCTTTGGTGACGTTCCCCATGCTGCCCAGTGCGCGGGTGGCGGCCAAGGGTGATGCCCTGGGCGGCAGCGATCTGCGTGAATTGGCGGCGACCTTCGAGGATGCGCGCCGGGAATTGGCGCGCAAGTAG
- a CDS encoding phage major capsid protein, giving the protein MNETENSRAGEGVSDGRAPVAEVKSAVAGFVQELKGFQSDIEERLQQQEEKMNMFERKSFVPSRPVLAGGNDGPAPHQKAFNAYLRSGDDDGLRGLELEGKALGTSVAGDGGYLVDPQTASTIKSTLSATASIRAIANVVGVEATSFDVLIDHGDVGHGWATEAAGVNETATPGIDRITIPLHELSALPKASQRLLDDSAFDIEGWLAGRIADKFARAEAAAFVKGDGVDKPTGFLTKPAIDNDVWAWGNLGYVPTGADGDFSDADAVIDLVYSLGAEYRANASFVMNSKTAGALRKMKDADGRFLWSDGLAAGEPARLLGYPVLIAEDMPDMALDSMSVAFGDFGAGYTVAERPDLRVLRDPFSAKPHVLFYATKRVGGDVSDYAAIKLLKFATS; this is encoded by the coding sequence ATGAATGAGACCGAGAATTCTCGGGCCGGGGAAGGTGTGTCTGATGGGCGCGCGCCGGTGGCCGAGGTGAAATCCGCAGTGGCGGGTTTCGTCCAAGAGTTGAAGGGCTTCCAGTCCGACATCGAAGAACGACTGCAACAACAAGAAGAGAAAATGAACATGTTCGAACGTAAATCCTTTGTACCCTCGCGTCCCGTTCTGGCAGGCGGGAATGACGGCCCTGCCCCGCATCAGAAAGCGTTTAACGCGTATCTGCGTTCGGGCGATGATGACGGCCTTCGCGGCCTTGAACTGGAAGGCAAAGCGCTGGGCACATCGGTCGCTGGCGATGGCGGCTATTTAGTCGATCCGCAGACAGCCAGTACGATCAAATCGACGCTGAGCGCGACGGCTTCGATCCGTGCGATTGCCAATGTCGTGGGCGTTGAGGCGACCAGCTTTGACGTGCTCATCGATCATGGCGATGTCGGCCATGGCTGGGCGACCGAGGCAGCTGGCGTCAACGAGACGGCGACACCCGGTATCGATCGCATCACCATCCCGCTGCACGAATTAAGCGCACTGCCGAAAGCATCCCAGCGTCTGCTAGATGATTCTGCGTTCGACATCGAAGGTTGGCTGGCTGGCCGTATCGCAGACAAGTTTGCGCGGGCTGAGGCGGCAGCGTTCGTCAAGGGTGACGGCGTCGACAAGCCGACAGGTTTCCTAACCAAGCCTGCAATTGATAATGACGTCTGGGCCTGGGGCAATCTGGGCTATGTGCCAACTGGCGCGGATGGCGATTTCAGCGATGCCGATGCGGTAATCGATCTGGTCTATTCGCTGGGCGCCGAGTACCGCGCCAACGCGAGCTTTGTCATGAACTCCAAGACCGCTGGCGCTTTGCGCAAGATGAAAGACGCCGATGGCCGCTTCCTTTGGTCCGATGGTTTGGCCGCGGGCGAGCCTGCGCGTCTCCTGGGCTACCCGGTGTTGATTGCCGAGGACATGCCGGACATGGCGCTCGATTCGATGTCGGTTGCGTTTGGTGATTTTGGAGCGGGCTATACTGTGGCAGAGCGTCCTGATCTGCGCGTCCTGCGCGACCCCTTTAGCGCCAAACCGCATGTCCTGTTCTATGCGACCAAGCGCGTGGGCGGTGACGTCAGCGACTATGCGGCGATCAAACTGCTGAAATTCGCGACCTCCTAA
- a CDS encoding head-tail connector protein yields MMLIEETAVPEVALPIAQFKSHLRLGTGFSDDDVQGPILASFLRAAIASIEARTGKILIERIFSWELVAWRTGYGQALPVAPVQAIEDVVLRHMSGTEEVANPAHYRLEKDTHRPRLVPLGTVLPPVPSGGAVVVRFRAGFGAVWGDLPADLGQAVLLLAAHYYEYRADTALGGGCMPFGVTSLIERYRTVRLLGGGAA; encoded by the coding sequence ATGATGTTGATTGAAGAAACAGCCGTGCCCGAGGTCGCCCTGCCGATAGCACAGTTCAAGTCGCATCTGCGGCTCGGAACAGGCTTTTCCGACGATGATGTGCAGGGCCCAATTTTGGCAAGTTTTCTGCGAGCTGCGATCGCGTCGATTGAGGCACGTACCGGCAAGATACTGATAGAAAGGATATTCTCCTGGGAGTTAGTCGCCTGGCGAACGGGCTATGGTCAGGCCCTGCCCGTGGCGCCGGTGCAGGCTATCGAAGATGTCGTGCTGCGGCACATGTCGGGAACCGAAGAGGTGGCAAACCCGGCGCATTATCGGCTGGAGAAAGACACACATCGTCCGCGTCTGGTGCCGCTGGGAACCGTGTTGCCGCCCGTGCCGTCAGGCGGGGCCGTCGTGGTGCGGTTTCGCGCAGGATTCGGTGCGGTGTGGGGCGATTTGCCCGCTGATTTGGGGCAAGCGGTTCTGCTGTTGGCGGCGCATTACTATGAGTACCGCGCCGATACGGCGCTGGGCGGCGGTTGCATGCCCTTTGGCGTGACCAGCCTGATCGAGCGATATCGCACAGTGCGCCTGCTGGGCGGGGGGGCTGCGTGA
- a CDS encoding head-tail adaptor protein, which produces MKQFNLNRQMVLEAPMRVPDGAGGYGETWQPIGELWAAIIARTGREVTGGTAQLSSTGYKIVVRAAPYGAPSRPKPEQRLRSGSRIFRIEAVTEQDSMARYLTCYAQEEVAV; this is translated from the coding sequence ATGAAGCAATTCAACCTTAACCGGCAAATGGTGCTGGAGGCGCCCATGCGCGTACCTGACGGAGCCGGAGGCTACGGCGAAACCTGGCAGCCAATCGGCGAGCTGTGGGCAGCAATCATCGCACGCACAGGGCGGGAGGTGACAGGTGGCACAGCGCAACTGTCTAGCACAGGCTACAAAATCGTAGTCCGAGCGGCGCCCTATGGTGCGCCCTCGCGCCCAAAGCCCGAGCAGCGGCTGCGCAGTGGCAGTCGCATTTTTCGGATCGAGGCAGTGACGGAGCAAGACTCGATGGCCCGCTATCTGACCTGTTACGCACAAGAGGAGGTGGCGGTATGA
- a CDS encoding DUF3168 domain-containing protein, protein MSYGGSAALQAAVYGHLIGDADLSALVGGAIYDAPPAGSLPPLYVTLGPEDVRDRSDGTSGGAWHRFTVSVVSDAAGFATAKEAAAAVGDALTDADLTLERGHLAALNFYRARARRDDQLRRIDLTFRARIQDTV, encoded by the coding sequence ATGAGCTATGGCGGTTCAGCGGCGCTTCAGGCCGCAGTTTATGGGCATCTGATCGGCGATGCGGACCTGTCCGCGCTGGTCGGCGGTGCGATCTACGACGCGCCACCAGCAGGCTCCTTGCCACCCCTTTATGTGACGCTGGGGCCAGAAGATGTGCGTGACCGTTCGGACGGGACATCAGGCGGGGCGTGGCATCGATTTACTGTGTCGGTAGTCAGTGATGCCGCTGGGTTTGCAACGGCAAAGGAGGCGGCGGCGGCGGTCGGCGATGCGCTTACGGATGCAGATCTGACCCTTGAGCGAGGGCATCTGGCGGCGCTGAATTTCTACCGGGCGCGAGCACGGCGCGACGATCAGCTAAGGCGGATCGATCTGACATTCCGCGCCCGCATTCAGGACACGGTTTAA
- a CDS encoding phage major tail protein, TP901-1 family, protein MAVQNGKDLLIKVDLTGDGNFESVAGLRATRISFNAESVDVTSLESAGGWRELLAGAGVKSAAISGSGIFRDANSDERTRQIFFDGETPDFQVVIPDFGIIEGPFQVTSIEYAGTHDGEATYELSMASAGRMIFTAI, encoded by the coding sequence ATGGCAGTTCAAAATGGCAAAGACCTTCTGATCAAGGTCGATCTGACGGGCGACGGCAACTTTGAATCGGTGGCTGGACTGCGCGCGACGCGCATCAGCTTCAACGCCGAAAGCGTGGATGTCACCAGCCTAGAAAGTGCGGGCGGATGGCGAGAGTTATTGGCTGGCGCGGGCGTTAAATCAGCAGCGATTAGCGGGTCGGGCATTTTTCGCGATGCGAATTCAGACGAGCGGACACGGCAGATCTTTTTTGATGGAGAGACGCCCGACTTTCAAGTGGTCATCCCCGATTTTGGCATCATCGAAGGGCCGTTTCAGGTGACATCGATTGAGTACGCTGGGACGCATGATGGCGAGGCGACTTATGAGCTGTCAATGGCCAGCGCGGGCCGCATGATCTTTACGGCGATCTGA
- a CDS encoding gene transfer agent family protein: MANPWTGEVAVVIDGERRVLKLTLGALAELEAGLAAGSLVDLVERFEAAAFSTRDVLALIVAGLRGGGWQGTSADLIAAEIEGGPLAAARAAAELLARAFMLPEDR, encoded by the coding sequence ATGGCGAACCCATGGACAGGTGAGGTGGCGGTGGTCATCGACGGTGAACGGCGCGTGCTGAAGCTGACTTTGGGCGCGCTGGCGGAGCTGGAGGCAGGGCTGGCGGCGGGTTCGCTGGTGGATCTGGTTGAGCGGTTCGAGGCGGCTGCGTTTTCGACACGCGATGTGCTGGCACTGATTGTCGCCGGATTGCGCGGCGGGGGCTGGCAAGGAACGTCGGCTGATCTGATCGCAGCCGAGATCGAAGGCGGGCCGCTGGCGGCAGCCCGCGCTGCGGCCGAGCTTCTGGCGCGCGCTTTCATGCTGCCTGAGGACCGATGA
- a CDS encoding rcc01693 family protein, giving the protein MNGFDWPGLMQAGLRGLGLKPAEFWALTPAELRLMLGEAQGGAPLVRDRLDALMQAYPDMRGESDE; this is encoded by the coding sequence ATGAACGGATTCGACTGGCCAGGCCTGATGCAAGCGGGCCTGAGAGGCTTGGGACTGAAACCCGCCGAATTCTGGGCGCTAACGCCGGCGGAGTTGCGGCTGATGCTGGGCGAGGCGCAGGGCGGCGCACCATTGGTGCGGGACCGGTTGGATGCACTGATGCAGGCCTATCCCGATATGCGAGGAGAGAGCGATGAGTGA